A genomic region of Zingiber officinale cultivar Zhangliang unplaced genomic scaffold, Zo_v1.1 ctg64, whole genome shotgun sequence contains the following coding sequences:
- the LOC122037579 gene encoding transmembrane protein 64-like produces MARQPGKRPTKRPSNQSPSATLIVSTSSISKATHSVVCCINCRAFACSNNLLDENRWLSRFLQCLVHCSLSHLHSQPPVPHHLCQGNKDSGPYLFANCYHFAHRIVSMRIPAVKNDSCGALAGSCVHHVAFKIWSQPGEQSDKSIEISPSSFFNFLLKLVSVLFIVFLQIVLLLRLVPLLPFNMLNYLLSVTPVSIGAYMMASWIGMMPITFALVYVGTTLKDLSDVTHRWSEVSTTRWVLIICGFLVSAILLVCVTRVAKASLDKALAENTEVENLLVTTSLPVVSAASSDLRQPLVIQIDP; encoded by the exons ATGGCCCGCCAACCAGGAAAACGTCCAACAAAACGGCCATCCAATCAATCACCCTCCGCAACCTTAATTGTATCCACATCTTCCATCTCCAAGGCAACTCACTCTGTAGTTTGTTGCATAAATTGTAGGGCATTCGCCTGTTCGAATAACCTGTTGGATGAGAATAG ATGGTTGTCTCGTTTCCTCCAGTGTTTGGTTCACTGCAGCCTGTCTCACCTCCACTCCCAGCCCCCTGTTCCTCACCATCTTTGCCAGGGGAACAAAGATAGCGGACCCTACCTA TTTGCAAATTGTTATCACTTCGCCCACAGGATAGTTTCCATGAGGATTCCAGCTGTTAAAAATGACAGTTGTGGTGCACTTGCTGGTTCTTGTGTACACCATGTGGCTTTTAAAATCTGGAGCCAGCCTGGTGAGCAAAGTGACAAG TCGATTGAAATTAGTCCTTCAAGTTTTTTTAACTTCCTGCTAAAGCTTGTCTCTGTTCTTTTTATTGTCTTCCTGCAGATTGTATTGCTATTAAGGCTTGTTCCTTTACTTCCATTCAACATGCTAAACTACCTTCTGTCAGTTACTCCTGTTAGTATTGGTGCATATATGATGgcttcttggattgggatgatG CCAATAACTTTTGCTCTGGTATATGTCGGAACAACCTTGAAAGATCTTTCTGATGTGACACATAGATGGAGTGAGGTTTCAACTACACGTTGG GTACTTATTATTTGTGGATTTTTAGTTTCAG CTATTTTGTTGGTGTGCGTTACAAGAGTAGCAAAAGCATCATTAGACAAAGCTCTGGCCGAGAACACGGAAGTGGAGAACCTCCTAGTGACAACTTCTTTACCAGTTGTGTCTGCTGCATCCTCTGACCTTCGTCAACCTCTTGTGATCCAGATTGACCCTTAA